The Blautia hydrogenotrophica DSM 10507 genome window below encodes:
- the fsa gene encoding fructose-6-phosphate aldolase, which produces MKFFIDTAKVEDIKKANDMGVICGVTTNPSLIAKEGRVFEEVIKEITSIVDGPISGEVKATTTDAEGMITEGRAIAAIHPNMVVKIPMTAEGLKAVKVLSAEGIKTNVTLIFTPNQALLAARAGATYVSPFLGRLDDISVDGVELVRQIAEIFAVADIPTEIIAASVRHPMHVTACAAAGADIATVPYKVIEQMINHPLTTAGIEKFKQDYLAVFGDK; this is translated from the coding sequence ATGAAGTTTTTTATTGACACCGCAAAGGTCGAGGATATCAAAAAAGCAAACGATATGGGTGTGATCTGCGGAGTGACTACGAACCCATCATTGATCGCGAAAGAGGGTAGAGTGTTTGAAGAGGTAATCAAGGAGATTACTTCCATCGTGGATGGACCGATCAGCGGTGAAGTAAAAGCTACGACGACAGATGCAGAAGGAATGATCACAGAGGGGCGTGCGATTGCAGCAATTCACCCCAATATGGTTGTAAAGATTCCGATGACGGCGGAAGGGCTGAAAGCTGTGAAAGTGCTCAGCGCAGAGGGCATCAAGACAAATGTGACTTTGATTTTTACGCCGAACCAGGCGCTGTTAGCCGCGAGAGCAGGTGCTACTTACGTATCTCCATTCCTGGGAAGATTGGATGATATCTCTGTGGACGGCGTAGAGCTGGTTCGCCAGATTGCCGAGATTTTTGCTGTGGCGGATATTCCCACGGAGATTATCGCTGCCAGCGTTCGCCATCCAATGCATGTGACAGCTTGTGCGGCAGCAGGTGCTGATATTGCGACTGTACCATACAAGGTAATTGAGCAGATGATTAATCATCCGTTGACGACGGCTGGAATTGAGAAATTCAAGCAAGATTATTTGGCTGTTTTTGGTGATAAATAA
- a CDS encoding LacI family DNA-binding transcriptional regulator produces the protein MKKKITSVDVAKAAGVSQATVSMVLNKKYNVSFSKETIQKVERAAEVLGYQSPGRKNRRASRSEKLIVVFCPTLTSPYYSMLIQGIESAAKNQDYGIFICNTQRDPKQEERYLRLVRTIAPQGIIYACNPSPELQEDVQELSKKIPLVVISNKEKTTTMDAINQDNTVVGRMMARHLLELGHKDVAFISPPLTRRQWQRTMRVEGFVEEFAKEGLREHVLIRSADPAVDTVIPRMDSEYTMGYQLTKELLREGKNFTAIAGQNDMMAFGAIDALQEERKKVPADVSVIGCDNIFYSGIHRMALTTIEHFVVSKGRDAGDIILRKITAAVSDCEELQPTSLYNVEYQPRLIVRKTTGYVKVKKHKKKNN, from the coding sequence GTGAAGAAAAAGATTACTTCTGTTGACGTGGCTAAGGCAGCGGGGGTCTCTCAGGCCACAGTGTCGATGGTTCTGAACAAAAAATATAATGTTTCTTTCTCCAAGGAAACGATACAGAAAGTAGAAAGAGCAGCGGAGGTTCTAGGGTATCAGTCTCCGGGCAGAAAAAATCGAAGGGCTTCTAGATCTGAGAAGCTGATTGTGGTTTTTTGTCCGACCCTGACTAGTCCTTATTACAGTATGCTGATTCAAGGGATTGAGAGTGCGGCAAAGAATCAGGACTATGGGATTTTTATCTGTAACACGCAGAGGGACCCGAAGCAGGAGGAGAGATATCTGCGCCTGGTGCGCACGATCGCTCCTCAGGGAATCATCTATGCCTGCAATCCGAGTCCTGAGCTTCAGGAGGATGTGCAGGAGTTATCCAAAAAGATTCCGCTGGTGGTGATCAGCAATAAAGAAAAGACCACGACTATGGATGCGATTAATCAGGACAATACGGTTGTGGGGCGGATGATGGCCAGACACCTGTTAGAGCTGGGGCATAAGGACGTAGCTTTTATATCACCGCCGCTGACGCGTAGACAGTGGCAGCGAACCATGAGAGTGGAAGGATTTGTCGAAGAATTTGCAAAAGAAGGACTGAGAGAGCATGTGTTGATTCGATCGGCAGACCCGGCAGTGGATACGGTGATACCTAGGATGGATTCAGAGTACACCATGGGATATCAGCTCACGAAGGAACTGCTTCGGGAAGGGAAAAATTTCACAGCTATCGCAGGCCAGAACGATATGATGGCCTTTGGTGCCATAGATGCTCTGCAGGAAGAGAGAAAGAAAGTTCCAGCGGATGTGTCTGTGATCGGATGTGACAATATCTTTTATTCAGGTATTCACCGAATGGCATTGACCACGATTGAACACTTTGTGGTATCTAAAGGGCGGGATGCGGGGGACATTATCCTGAGAAAAATTACCGCCGCTGTCAGCGACTGTGAAGAGCTTCAGCCCACGAGTCTTTATAATGTGGAATATCAGCCGAGATTGATTGTGCGCAAGACCACGGGATATGTGAAGGTAAAAAAACACAAAAAGAAAAATAATTAA
- the recR gene encoding recombination mediator RecR, whose amino-acid sequence MDYYSSYISRLIEQLSSLPGIGNKSAQRLAFHIMNMPGDQVEQLVQAIHDAKEHVQYCKCCYTLTDKELCPICGNPKRDHSTIMVVENTRDLAAYEKTGKFEGVYHVLHGAISPMLGIGPDDIKLKELMQRLQSEEVKEVIVATNSSLEGETTAMYISKLIKPTGIKVSRIASGVPVGGDLEYIDEVTLLRALEGRVEL is encoded by the coding sequence GTGGACTATTACAGCAGTTATATCAGCAGGTTGATTGAGCAGTTATCTAGCCTGCCGGGAATTGGCAATAAATCAGCGCAGCGCTTGGCCTTTCACATTATGAATATGCCAGGGGACCAGGTGGAGCAATTGGTGCAGGCTATCCATGATGCGAAAGAGCATGTGCAGTACTGTAAGTGCTGCTATACTTTGACTGACAAGGAATTGTGTCCTATCTGTGGCAATCCCAAGAGAGATCACTCGACGATCATGGTTGTGGAGAATACCAGGGATTTGGCTGCTTATGAGAAGACTGGAAAATTCGAGGGCGTGTACCATGTTCTTCATGGTGCGATCTCGCCGATGTTAGGCATTGGTCCTGATGATATCAAGTTGAAGGAATTGATGCAGCGTCTTCAGTCGGAGGAGGTTAAAGAGGTGATTGTAGCCACGAATTCCAGTCTTGAGGGGGAGACTACGGCGATGTATATCAGTAAGCTGATTAAGCCCACGGGTATTAAGGTGAGCCGTATTGCCAGCGGTGTACCAGTCGGAGGAGACTTGGAGTATATTGATGAGGTGACTCTTCTGCGAGCATTGGAAGGGCGAGTGGAATTGTAG
- a CDS encoding YbaB/EbfC family nucleoid-associated protein, whose protein sequence is MARRGGFPGGMGMPGNMNNLMKQAQKMQKQMEESQKALEEKEYTAAAGGGAVEVTVSGKKEVTKVKLSEEVVDPDDIEMLEDLIIAATNEALRKMEEDSSSVMSKLTGGLGNLPF, encoded by the coding sequence ATGGCAAGACGTGGAGGATTTCCAGGAGGAATGGGGATGCCTGGAAATATGAATAACCTGATGAAGCAGGCCCAAAAGATGCAAAAACAGATGGAGGAGAGTCAGAAAGCTCTAGAAGAGAAGGAGTATACGGCCGCGGCCGGAGGTGGAGCTGTGGAGGTCACAGTCAGCGGGAAAAAAGAAGTCACAAAGGTGAAGCTGTCGGAGGAAGTAGTGGACCCTGACGATATAGAAATGCTGGAAGACTTGATTATAGCTGCTACCAACGAGGCACTGCGCAAGATGGAGGAAGACTCCAGCTCTGTGATGTCTAAGCTCACCGGGGGCCTGGGAAATCTGCCGTTTTAA